In a genomic window of Helianthus annuus cultivar XRQ/B chromosome 10, HanXRQr2.0-SUNRISE, whole genome shotgun sequence:
- the LOC110880953 gene encoding proline-rich extensin-like protein EPR1 — MAIVSDDEIPSEREVYTSDTTSTDDDDFQPFALPDVGVEPADGLPAGDLPLAVIPARIPLAAFPVIDMPLDVVSDDNINLFEEDPPEGVLHHSSEADPDMALSAAPGPAHDFEFDHEVDDDFDPPLEAPVAPIDPLFDIPADFDMDLVDPEPVMAPKPVVAPDPALEHDPVHDEAPAFVPPIADPPVVAPPLVDDPVVDAPLPDLVPVLFDRAPFAAHIDPRYADTRNGWIDDDDDYPPYVLPVNPPVAPVFAPTDIPLFPPHTTDAHRTDLPITFL; from the exons ATGGCGATCGTGTCCGATGACGAGATTCCATCAGAGCGAGAGGTCTACACATCAGACACCACCAGCACCGACGATGATGATTTCCAGCCGTTCGCGCTGCCTGACGTCGGAgttgagcctgctgatggccttcCTGCCGGGGATTTACcacttgcggtgatccctgctcgtATACCGCTTGCTGCTTTTCCAGTCATAGACATGCCACTCGATGTTGTTTCTGACGACAATATCAAtctgtttgaggaggacccacctgag GGAGTGCTGCATCACTCTTCAGAAGCTGATCCTGACATGGCATTGTCAGCTGCACCCGGTCCCGCACACGACTTCGAGTTTGACCACgaggttgatgatgattttgatcct cccttagAGGCGCCCGTAGCTCCTATTGATCCTTTGTTTGATATTCCtgctgattttgatatggatcTTGTTGATCCTGAGCCCGTCATGGCCCCTAAGCCAGTAGTTGCTCCTGATCCTGcactagagcatgaccctgttcatgatgAGGCACCAGCTTTTGTACCACCCATTGCTGACCCACCAGTTGTTGCTCCACCGTTGGTGGATGACCCTGTTGTTGACGCACCATTACCTGATCTCGTGCCGGTATTGtttgaccgtgcaccttttgctgcTCATATAGATCCACGATATGCCGACACCCGCAACGGGTGgatcgatgacgatgacgattacccaccGTATGTGCTGCCTGTCAATCCCCCAGTAGCACCCGTGTTCGCACCCACTGATATCCCATTGTTTCCCCCACACACCACAGACGCTCACCGTACTGATCTTCCCATTACGTTCCTCTAG